Proteins from a single region of Acidianus ambivalens:
- a CDS encoding mechanosensitive ion channel family protein → MSRFSERQLIGLVLTVIISAVVVGLAIFTLANLKVIPADYTLYFYATIWFVGAVLVAYLISEIVKKRLGNFIGASNATSVAFITRLLGYIIAFIGFFLLVHVSIGAALAAGGFAGLVLGLASQTVLSNIFGGIMLLFSRPYKVGDRITISTWQYGLIAPTYPPKFFSNDFLIPGYTGVVTDISLLYTTIYTDDKVPVKIPNSIMVQAAIFIHNSEEVRKIRSKYEVPKDLDPETVIKELKPRIEKIEGVLEVDIKVLETTFTTYILGIDTLAKSIFEEPIRDQVLRITMKTIKELQIGNGQKQLAKS, encoded by the coding sequence ATGAGCCGATTTAGCGAGAGACAATTAATAGGATTAGTATTAACAGTTATAATTTCAGCTGTAGTTGTAGGTCTTGCTATATTTACATTAGCTAATTTAAAAGTGATTCCAGCAGATTATACGCTTTACTTCTATGCAACAATATGGTTCGTAGGAGCTGTACTAGTAGCATACCTAATTTCTGAGATAGTTAAAAAAAGATTAGGAAATTTCATTGGAGCAAGCAATGCTACTAGTGTGGCTTTTATAACTAGATTGTTGGGTTACATTATAGCATTCATTGGATTCTTCCTATTAGTTCATGTAAGTATAGGTGCAGCATTAGCCGCAGGAGGGTTTGCTGGACTAGTTTTAGGCTTAGCTTCTCAAACAGTTTTATCTAACATCTTTGGAGGAATAATGTTACTTTTTTCAAGGCCTTACAAGGTTGGAGATAGGATAACAATATCAACCTGGCAATATGGATTAATAGCTCCAACATATCCTCCTAAGTTCTTCTCTAACGATTTTCTTATCCCAGGCTATACTGGAGTAGTAACTGACATCTCACTACTTTATACTACAATCTATACTGATGATAAAGTGCCAGTAAAAATACCAAATAGCATTATGGTACAAGCCGCAATATTTATACATAATTCGGAGGAGGTAAGAAAAATAAGGTCAAAATATGAAGTGCCAAAGGATTTAGATCCGGAGACGGTAATTAAAGAATTAAAGCCTAGAATAGAAAAAATTGAGGGAGTTCTTGAGGTAGATATAAAAGTATTAGAAACCACATTTACTACATATATTTTAGGAATAGATACCTTAGCTAAATCAATATTTGAAGAACCTATTAGAGATCAAGTGCTTAGAATTACTATGAAAACTATTAAAGAATTACAGATAGGCAACGGGCAAAAACAATTAGCTAAAAGTTAA
- a CDS encoding glycoside hydrolase family 15 protein produces the protein MTRSIILGNGRLTILADQNYLLRELYYPLSTDNHLHMGRIGIWVNNRFYWLHDLHPEIEYEEDTLSSKVEASVEGIKIKIKDAVDMAYEILSREVTIEGNKEVKVFFAWDYHIYGTEYGDTALYDPATDGIIHYKRDRWFLFTCDIPTYQYATGYKEVMGYQGTWKDCEDGELSNNPIAQGAVDSAISFKINTGTTFYCWLIAGYNYSDVRKKNEYVQSKSPRELIDRTEKFWRAWLIKAKDYDKVVRRSLLTIVANWQENGAIPASLDTDIMRFNKDTYNYVWHRDAAFASIALTLLGYQDFSRKFFTFSKNLLFNGFLFQKYTVDGFWGSTWHPWTTGYVPIQEDETALLIYALWIHFRKFWDVDFVKDLYRPMVKSAADFLSTYIDEKTGLPLPSYDLWEERRGVHFFTSAAVYAGLVSASKFAEFFGDEEYKDKYFSAAQLVRKGLDTFYQGDHFARMLGDKGFDKTVDASTVLGAMLVYDPMDPRVISNRKVVEEKLTVNGGIIRYEEDWYLKESDKPNPWFITTLWVAQQHIAEGNIEKATEYLNWVLKNSLPTGIIPEQITPSGNYPSVSPLVWSHAELVRTYYYLKNGFTKFI, from the coding sequence ATGACAAGGAGTATTATTCTTGGCAACGGTCGACTTACCATTTTGGCTGATCAAAATTATTTATTGAGAGAATTGTATTATCCTTTAAGTACAGATAACCATTTACACATGGGAAGAATAGGAATTTGGGTAAATAATAGATTTTATTGGCTTCACGATCTACATCCTGAGATAGAATATGAAGAAGACACCTTATCATCAAAGGTTGAAGCATCAGTTGAAGGTATAAAGATTAAAATAAAAGATGCTGTAGATATGGCTTATGAAATTTTATCAAGAGAAGTTACAATAGAAGGAAATAAAGAAGTTAAGGTCTTTTTTGCGTGGGATTATCATATTTATGGTACAGAATATGGAGACACTGCTCTTTATGACCCGGCAACGGATGGCATTATTCATTATAAACGCGATAGATGGTTTTTATTTACTTGTGATATTCCTACTTATCAGTACGCAACTGGTTATAAAGAAGTAATGGGTTATCAAGGTACTTGGAAGGACTGTGAAGATGGGGAACTTTCTAACAATCCTATTGCCCAAGGAGCAGTAGATTCGGCAATAAGTTTTAAGATAAATACTGGTACAACATTTTATTGCTGGCTTATTGCAGGTTACAATTACAGTGATGTAAGAAAGAAGAATGAGTACGTACAGAGTAAGAGCCCTAGAGAATTAATAGATAGAACAGAAAAATTCTGGAGAGCATGGTTAATAAAAGCTAAAGACTACGATAAGGTTGTAAGGAGGAGTCTTTTAACTATTGTAGCAAACTGGCAAGAAAACGGTGCAATTCCGGCATCGCTAGATACGGATATAATGAGATTTAATAAAGATACTTACAATTATGTTTGGCATAGGGATGCAGCCTTTGCTAGCATAGCGTTAACATTACTAGGTTATCAGGACTTCTCTAGGAAATTCTTCACTTTTTCCAAGAATTTATTATTTAATGGCTTCTTATTCCAAAAATACACCGTGGACGGATTCTGGGGTTCAACTTGGCATCCTTGGACAACTGGCTACGTACCTATTCAGGAAGATGAAACTGCACTATTAATTTACGCTTTATGGATACATTTTAGAAAATTCTGGGATGTAGATTTCGTAAAGGATTTATATAGACCTATGGTAAAATCTGCAGCGGACTTTCTATCTACATATATTGATGAGAAAACTGGTTTGCCTTTACCTTCTTACGATTTATGGGAAGAAAGAAGAGGAGTTCATTTCTTTACATCGGCAGCAGTATATGCTGGTTTAGTTTCAGCATCAAAATTTGCAGAATTTTTTGGAGATGAGGAATATAAGGACAAGTACTTCTCTGCTGCGCAATTAGTAAGAAAAGGCTTAGATACTTTTTATCAAGGGGATCATTTTGCCAGAATGCTAGGAGATAAGGGCTTTGATAAGACTGTTGATGCTAGCACTGTCTTGGGAGCTATGCTCGTATATGATCCTATGGATCCCAGAGTAATAAGTAATAGAAAAGTTGTAGAGGAAAAGCTTACTGTTAATGGCGGAATTATAAGATATGAGGAAGATTGGTACTTGAAGGAAAGCGACAAGCCTAATCCATGGTTTATAACAACATTATGGGTTGCCCAACAACACATAGCAGAAGGTAATATTGAAAAAGCTACAGAATATTTAAATTGGGTTCTGAAAAACTCCTTGCCTACTGGAATTATACCAGAACAAATTACTCCATCTGGGAATTATCCTTCCGTATCTCCTTTAGTATGGTCCCATGCAGAGTTAGTAAGGACTTATTACTATTTAAAGAACGGTTTCACGAAGTTCATATAA
- a CDS encoding glycosyltransferase family A protein — MVQIFIPTLGRESIKDTLNALKAQTFKNFEIILISKKQLNINGVNKIIIQKEGYFEEAINLALENLNPDDLALFSDDDAIPSSKWIEDHLEFHEKNPLIYIASGEVIGEKWKNYPNALFKKYKNTKYMMPYNSKFSEYTGFLTKVGLSADRDDLGTYDVEKSLAIAGVNMSLKTNFFLKYKIPTFTLRGSYNESILALHGIYLGGDSATFKGAKVYHKGNESLSRTKDPYIDKYLCLEKYVFPYAVNTIFKIDTNLLEEFISLLEEGIPKLGLSLALKGIVNNYTYLQFRKELLRLYELRETVL; from the coding sequence ATGGTTCAAATTTTTATTCCTACTTTAGGAAGAGAATCTATTAAAGATACATTAAATGCATTAAAAGCACAAACATTTAAGAATTTTGAAATTATATTAATTTCAAAAAAACAACTTAATATAAATGGAGTAAATAAAATAATTATACAGAAAGAAGGATACTTTGAGGAGGCAATAAATTTAGCCTTAGAAAACTTAAATCCTGACGACCTTGCGTTATTTTCAGACGACGACGCAATACCTTCAAGTAAATGGATAGAAGATCATCTAGAATTTCACGAAAAGAATCCATTAATTTATATTGCTTCTGGTGAAGTCATTGGAGAAAAATGGAAAAACTACCCTAATGCCCTCTTTAAAAAATATAAAAATACAAAATATATGATGCCCTACAATAGTAAGTTTAGTGAATATACCGGATTTCTTACAAAGGTTGGACTTAGCGCTGATAGAGACGATTTAGGAACTTACGATGTAGAGAAATCCTTAGCTATTGCTGGAGTTAATATGAGTTTAAAAACTAATTTCTTTCTAAAGTATAAAATTCCTACCTTTACTTTAAGAGGAAGCTATAATGAAAGTATTTTGGCACTTCATGGAATATATTTAGGAGGAGATTCTGCAACTTTTAAAGGTGCTAAAGTTTACCATAAAGGAAACGAATCTCTATCTAGAACTAAAGATCCTTATATAGATAAATACCTTTGTTTAGAAAAGTATGTTTTTCCTTATGCAGTTAATACTATTTTCAAAATAGACACAAATCTTTTAGAGGAATTTATCTCACTACTAGAGGAAGGAATACCTAAACTTGGCTTATCACTTGCGTTAAAAGGCATTGTTAATAATTATACTTATTTACAATTTAGGAAAGAATTACTTAGGTTATATGAACTTCGTGAAACCGTTCTTTAA
- a CDS encoding XdhC family protein, which yields MKIVIFTSSKEAQMEEPIICDRDTVKIDGSKCIGRSLGIAPYVAKYLKDLGFYVIVIDPFAEDNDYEADEVIKGEVFSIPDELIKGNYVVISTRHVYDTWAIMKSILAGAKAIQVVMSIKRAKVILGRLIKAGISKDELKKLRIPAGLDIGAKTEKEIALSIVSEILAMERGTSGLPLSKVKEFEKVVDGL from the coding sequence ATGAAGATTGTTATATTTACGTCTTCTAAAGAAGCGCAAATGGAAGAGCCTATAATTTGTGATAGAGATACAGTAAAAATTGATGGAAGTAAATGTATAGGCCGAAGTTTAGGAATTGCACCTTATGTTGCAAAGTATCTAAAAGATCTAGGATTTTATGTAATAGTTATAGATCCTTTCGCTGAAGATAACGATTATGAAGCTGACGAGGTAATAAAAGGAGAAGTTTTCAGCATACCAGACGAATTAATAAAAGGAAATTACGTAGTAATAAGCACCAGACACGTTTACGACACATGGGCGATAATGAAAAGCATATTAGCTGGCGCTAAGGCAATACAAGTGGTCATGAGTATAAAAAGGGCAAAAGTAATTCTAGGAAGGCTAATAAAGGCTGGTATATCAAAGGATGAATTAAAGAAATTAAGGATACCTGCAGGATTAGATATAGGTGCTAAAACGGAGAAAGAAATAGCCTTAAGTATAGTGTCTGAAATCTTGGCAATGGAAAGAGGCACTAGTGGTTTACCTTTAAGTAAAGTTAAAGAATTCGAGAAAGTGGTTGATGGATTATAA
- a CDS encoding metallopeptidase TldD-related protein, whose product MQTYELKEEIVHFISGSGIYKETREIRVNRYLTRSGWVLNKIEGKEEEIKSHEECVSYISPAVKEWENLDEILSKLTDVNVTVKKIHRKINDCIEEKILNYVEYNGLKFAYSGKPSDLKAVADFLKMQSISMNERIWGLERMNVILDPEATAHLFHQFMNFLRGDNPRIKLGERISSEITVYDDPLNENLIGFSVFDDEGVRTQKKEIIGDGIVLEYLGTLTTKNGSPGNARGVLPLPDYFNLIVKPKDWGFQELIQDTKNGLMVLGVIRSEIVKNSIRLFPRNSMLIGSGGVIVREIAIPLQELTTIDAISKEVKSVYIDDYHGGIAPFIRLKARPIVY is encoded by the coding sequence ATGCAAACTTATGAGCTAAAGGAAGAGATCGTCCACTTTATATCTGGTTCTGGAATTTATAAGGAAACCAGAGAAATTAGAGTAAATAGATATTTGACTAGATCAGGCTGGGTCTTAAACAAAATTGAGGGAAAAGAAGAAGAAATTAAATCTCATGAGGAATGCGTCTCTTATATCTCTCCCGCAGTAAAGGAATGGGAGAACTTAGATGAAATATTATCTAAGTTAACTGACGTTAATGTTACGGTAAAAAAGATACATAGAAAAATAAATGACTGTATAGAGGAAAAAATCCTAAATTATGTTGAATATAACGGACTAAAATTTGCATATTCTGGAAAACCTTCAGACCTTAAGGCTGTAGCAGACTTCTTAAAAATGCAAAGTATCTCTATGAATGAAAGGATTTGGGGACTAGAGCGAATGAATGTAATTTTGGATCCTGAAGCTACTGCTCACTTATTTCATCAATTCATGAACTTTCTAAGAGGAGATAATCCAAGGATTAAACTAGGAGAAAGAATTTCAAGTGAAATAACTGTTTATGATGACCCTCTTAATGAAAATCTTATAGGTTTTTCTGTATTTGATGATGAAGGAGTTAGAACTCAAAAGAAGGAAATTATAGGAGACGGAATAGTCTTAGAATATCTAGGTACCTTAACAACTAAGAATGGAAGTCCAGGTAATGCAAGGGGAGTTTTACCTCTTCCAGACTACTTTAACTTAATTGTAAAGCCAAAAGACTGGGGATTTCAAGAATTAATTCAAGATACTAAAAATGGGCTGATGGTTTTAGGAGTTATAAGAAGTGAAATAGTAAAAAATAGCATAAGGCTCTTCCCTAGAAACTCTATGCTAATAGGCTCTGGTGGTGTAATAGTAAGAGAGATCGCAATACCTTTGCAAGAATTAACTACTATTGATGCAATTTCTAAAGAAGTTAAGAGCGTGTATATAGATGATTATCACGGTGGAATTGCCCCATTCATACGACTAAAAGCAAGGCCTATTGTTTACTAG
- the priX gene encoding DNA primase noncatalytic subunit PriX has translation MSKVYDENGNLLFEVEGVFPPIPSKVNYSWIDTILEKGLPDGRKRFILYVASRYLVNVKNLNEDEALEKLKEFYYKTGSGKIYDAWIRSVIKGVKTKGLRPPSLKKLQEKDPELYEEIRRVLG, from the coding sequence ATGTCAAAAGTCTATGACGAAAATGGAAATCTCTTATTTGAGGTTGAAGGAGTATTTCCTCCTATACCGTCTAAGGTTAATTATAGCTGGATAGATACAATTCTAGAGAAAGGTCTTCCAGATGGTAGGAAGAGGTTTATATTGTATGTTGCATCGAGATATCTTGTAAACGTTAAAAACTTAAATGAAGATGAGGCACTAGAAAAATTAAAGGAGTTTTATTACAAAACAGGATCAGGTAAGATTTATGATGCGTGGATAAGATCTGTTATAAAAGGAGTAAAAACTAAAGGATTGAGGCCTCCTTCTCTTAAGAAGCTTCAAGAAAAGGATCCTGAACTTTATGAAGAGATTAGAAGAGTCTTAGGTTAA